From the genome of Mesorhizobium japonicum MAFF 303099, one region includes:
- a CDS encoding extracellular solute-binding protein: MTAMTKVKRLATAASFAAALLVGGVTYASAEEVTLTMAVPDWPPTRIMKKFFDEQYKPKSGNTVKLDVDFIPWPDFYTRVNASLTSGEKKYNFIVSDSQWLGAFVEGGYFRKINDLIDADPELKAAMESMHPAVLNAYSTYPNSTPNYYGFPQFPDVLVTYGRKDVLCNDDEQAAFKAKYNEKLPCTGEEIDAMDWNTFEHVGEFFQRKKGDKLAGQVLDDDFYGIAYQAGKGYDFSTSSVHTFVWEHGGGIWDETKAPTGHAEGVVNSPKSIEGMEHFLKLLKYMPPVVKTGTMDIFVSDQLFREGKVAMNIDWIGLGEASLDPKTSKVADKLVFGLAPGLRGPDGKVNRTSQIGGQPFVLTTWTTPEQIKEAVGFVKWWLSPDIQHQFAAAGGQSAIKSVYSDPKYVTYRPWDRAWANSLDWQKDMWHVPQFFELLTQQQDQYDLAITGKQDAKTTLDNIAKFQEDLLKNAGLIQ; this comes from the coding sequence ATGACGGCGATGACCAAAGTGAAAAGGCTAGCGACAGCCGCAAGCTTCGCTGCCGCGCTACTGGTGGGAGGCGTGACCTATGCCTCTGCCGAAGAAGTGACGTTGACGATGGCGGTGCCGGATTGGCCCCCGACCCGCATTATGAAGAAGTTCTTCGACGAGCAGTACAAGCCCAAGTCTGGCAATACCGTGAAGCTCGATGTCGACTTCATTCCGTGGCCGGATTTCTACACCCGCGTCAACGCCTCGTTGACCTCGGGCGAAAAGAAGTACAACTTCATCGTGTCGGACTCGCAGTGGCTGGGCGCCTTCGTCGAAGGCGGCTACTTCCGCAAGATCAACGATCTCATCGATGCCGACCCGGAACTCAAGGCGGCGATGGAGTCGATGCATCCCGCCGTGCTCAACGCCTACTCGACCTATCCCAACAGCACGCCGAACTACTACGGCTTCCCGCAGTTCCCGGACGTGCTGGTCACCTACGGCCGCAAGGACGTGCTCTGCAACGACGACGAGCAGGCCGCCTTCAAGGCGAAGTACAATGAGAAGCTGCCCTGCACCGGCGAAGAAATCGACGCCATGGACTGGAACACGTTCGAGCATGTTGGCGAATTCTTCCAGCGCAAGAAGGGCGACAAGCTCGCCGGCCAGGTGCTGGATGACGATTTCTACGGCATCGCCTATCAGGCAGGCAAAGGCTACGACTTCTCGACGAGCTCGGTCCACACGTTCGTCTGGGAGCATGGCGGCGGCATCTGGGATGAAACCAAGGCCCCGACCGGACATGCCGAAGGCGTCGTAAACTCCCCGAAGTCCATCGAGGGCATGGAGCATTTCCTCAAATTGCTGAAGTACATGCCGCCGGTGGTCAAGACGGGCACCATGGACATCTTCGTCTCGGACCAGTTGTTCCGTGAAGGCAAGGTGGCCATGAACATCGACTGGATCGGTCTCGGCGAAGCCTCGCTCGATCCCAAGACGTCGAAGGTTGCCGACAAGCTGGTGTTCGGATTGGCGCCAGGCCTGCGCGGCCCCGACGGAAAGGTGAATCGTACGTCACAGATCGGCGGACAGCCTTTCGTTCTCACCACCTGGACGACGCCTGAGCAAATCAAGGAAGCGGTGGGCTTCGTGAAGTGGTGGCTCTCGCCCGATATCCAGCACCAGTTCGCCGCCGCCGGCGGCCAGTCCGCGATCAAGTCGGTCTACAGCGATCCGAAATACGTGACCTATCGTCCGTGGGACCGCGCCTGGGCGAACTCGCTCGACTGGCAGAAGGACATGTGGCACGTGCCGCAGTTCTTCGAACTGCTCACCCAGCAGCAGGACCAGTACGACCTAGCCATCACTGGCAAGCAGGACGCCAAGACCACCCTGGATAACATCGCCAAGTTCCAGGAGGACCTCCTGAAGAACGCTGGCCTTATCCAGTAA
- a CDS encoding Tm-1-like ATP-binding domain-containing protein, whose protein sequence is MKRIYVVGTADTKGEELAFLADAIAATGAAVSRVDVGTRDATIPVDISANDIAGHHPGGRDAVLGGNDRGAAVAAMGVAFARFAQSRNDIAAMIGIGGGGGTSIVTSGMRALPLGLPKIMVSTLASGDTAPYVDVSDIIMMPSVTDMAGLNRLSRVVLHNAAQAIAGMAARPAPPPDGKPSIGLTMFGVTTPCVTTIADALRSTYDCMVFHATGTGGRSMEKLADSGLLSGVIDITTTEVCDLLLGGVLPATEDRFGAIARTGLPYVGSVGALDMVNFWAPSTVPERYRGRLFYEHNPNVTLMRTSADECRAIGEWIGTRLALCDGPVHFLIPEKGVSALDIEGGTFFDREADAVLFEAIERTIKPNANRRVTRLPLHINDPEFAKAVAAFLDIARH, encoded by the coding sequence ATGAAGCGCATCTATGTGGTGGGCACCGCCGACACCAAGGGCGAGGAACTCGCCTTCCTGGCCGATGCGATCGCTGCAACGGGTGCCGCCGTTTCCCGCGTCGATGTCGGAACGCGCGACGCAACAATACCCGTCGACATCAGCGCGAACGACATTGCCGGCCACCACCCCGGCGGCCGTGACGCCGTGCTCGGCGGCAATGACCGTGGCGCCGCGGTCGCCGCCATGGGCGTTGCCTTCGCCCGCTTTGCGCAATCGCGAAACGACATCGCCGCCATGATCGGCATTGGCGGCGGCGGCGGCACCTCGATCGTCACATCGGGCATGCGCGCCCTGCCGCTCGGCCTGCCGAAAATCATGGTCTCGACGCTCGCCTCAGGCGACACGGCTCCCTATGTCGATGTCTCCGACATCATCATGATGCCGTCGGTGACCGACATGGCCGGGCTGAACCGGCTCTCCCGCGTCGTGTTGCACAACGCCGCCCAGGCGATAGCAGGCATGGCGGCAAGGCCGGCGCCGCCGCCCGACGGCAAACCGTCGATCGGCCTCACCATGTTCGGCGTCACCACGCCTTGCGTGACCACTATCGCCGACGCGCTTCGCTCGACCTATGACTGCATGGTCTTCCACGCCACCGGCACCGGCGGCCGCAGCATGGAGAAGCTGGCCGACAGCGGCCTGCTGTCCGGCGTCATCGACATCACCACGACCGAAGTCTGCGACCTCCTGCTTGGCGGCGTGCTGCCGGCGACGGAGGACCGTTTCGGCGCGATCGCCCGCACCGGCCTGCCCTATGTCGGCTCGGTCGGCGCGCTCGACATGGTCAACTTCTGGGCGCCTTCCACCGTTCCGGAACGCTATCGCGGACGGCTATTCTACGAGCACAATCCCAACGTCACGCTGATGCGCACAAGCGCGGACGAATGCCGCGCGATCGGCGAGTGGATCGGCACCAGGCTCGCCCTCTGCGATGGGCCGGTGCATTTCCTGATCCCGGAAAAAGGCGTCTCGGCGCTCGACATCGAGGGCGGCACCTTCTTCGATCGAGAGGCCGACGCCGTCCTGTTCGAAGCCATCGAGCGCACGATCAAGCCGAATGCCAATCGTCGCGTCACGCGCTTGCCGCTGCACATCAACGACCCCGAATTCGCCAAGGCTGTCGCGGCTTTTCTCGACATCGCCAGACACTGA
- a CDS encoding ABC transporter ATP-binding protein, with protein MTQTSPRASAGKGIALRLDGLSKAYGSVRAINDLSFAVDEGRFFVLFGPSSVGKTTTLRTIAGLVQADSGTLEIGGRDMTHAPIAGRGISMVFQSFALYPHLTVYDNLAYPLREEKAARAEIDKRVKETAEILKLTHRLKAKPATLSGGEQQRVALGRSLIRRPKILLLDEPLTNLDAKLRHETRAELKRLHRQFGMTVIYATPDELEALSMGETIAVMRDGGIVQIGTPDELYEQPIHTYVASKIGSPHMNLFTASVRADTRSFDTPLGTLVPATAPKTADAGEAALIGIRPSDIRLAAKGEAGVASKVHLVEPLGDITIVSVEAGGEMLRMVLPEAIAASIRTGDSASIAIDNRKIHVFRAVSGQAMT; from the coding sequence GTGACGCAGACGTCGCCTCGCGCCAGTGCCGGCAAGGGGATTGCGCTGCGCCTCGATGGGCTCAGCAAAGCCTATGGATCCGTGCGCGCCATCAACGACCTGAGCTTCGCCGTCGACGAAGGCCGCTTCTTCGTACTCTTCGGGCCGAGCTCGGTTGGCAAGACGACGACGCTGCGCACTATCGCCGGCCTCGTCCAGGCCGACTCCGGCACGCTTGAGATCGGCGGCCGCGACATGACCCATGCGCCGATCGCCGGCCGCGGCATCTCGATGGTCTTCCAGTCTTTCGCGCTTTACCCCCACCTCACGGTCTACGACAATCTCGCCTATCCGCTGCGCGAGGAGAAAGCCGCGCGCGCCGAGATCGACAAGCGGGTGAAAGAGACCGCCGAGATCCTGAAGCTGACACACCGCCTGAAGGCCAAGCCGGCAACCCTGTCCGGCGGAGAGCAGCAGCGCGTCGCGCTCGGCCGCTCCCTGATCCGCCGGCCAAAGATTCTTCTCCTCGATGAGCCGCTCACCAATCTCGACGCCAAGCTTCGGCACGAGACGCGCGCCGAGCTGAAGCGGCTGCACCGCCAGTTCGGGATGACGGTGATCTATGCCACGCCCGACGAGCTCGAGGCTCTCTCGATGGGCGAGACGATCGCCGTCATGCGCGATGGCGGCATCGTCCAGATCGGCACGCCGGACGAGCTTTACGAGCAGCCGATCCATACCTATGTCGCCAGCAAGATCGGCTCGCCGCACATGAATCTGTTCACGGCCTCGGTGCGCGCCGACACCAGGTCTTTCGACACGCCGCTCGGGACTCTGGTTCCGGCGACGGCGCCAAAGACTGCCGATGCCGGCGAGGCCGCGCTGATCGGCATTCGCCCGAGCGACATTCGGCTCGCCGCCAAGGGCGAAGCCGGGGTTGCCTCGAAGGTGCATCTGGTCGAGCCGCTCGGCGACATCACGATCGTCTCGGTCGAGGCCGGCGGCGAGATGTTGCGCATGGTGCTGCCGGAAGCGATCGCCGCCAGCATCAGGACCGGCGATTCGGCATCGATCGCCATCGATAACAGGAAAATCCACGTCTTCCGCGCCGTGAGCGGCCAGGCAATGACCTGA
- a CDS encoding carbohydrate ABC transporter permease, translating into MTAVSSTLLTPRLTAVVAHNWKLAIAVAVVVSAISMAGLPAAVSFWVVGAAAALVAAAFTVNAYRRHYFGALLVAPAIAVLFVMNIFPLLWSLGLSFFAYQANQQTIRFVGLGNYVRILTNDLAAHATWGALINTAMFVVFTVSAQMIVGFLLAILFAKQFPLRKYLLILVLTPMMLSVVASGVFFTYYYDPTFGILSYVINSISGNQFILMSNKVGAVAGIVFADAWMWSPFVMLLVLAGLVSVPKYLYEAAAIDRISSWRQFWMITFPYIRGLLMLALLFRTIEAFKLADLVILLTKGGNDTLTISYHLIRIANEQNKTSEGAAISYLMLFMVIVLTNLYLYLANRRTKGA; encoded by the coding sequence ATGACCGCTGTTTCAAGCACGCTGCTGACACCACGCCTTACCGCGGTTGTTGCCCACAACTGGAAACTCGCCATCGCTGTCGCTGTCGTCGTGTCGGCCATATCAATGGCGGGCTTGCCGGCGGCTGTCTCCTTCTGGGTGGTGGGCGCCGCGGCGGCGTTGGTCGCGGCCGCATTTACCGTCAACGCGTATCGCCGCCACTACTTCGGCGCCCTGCTGGTCGCTCCGGCAATCGCCGTTCTGTTTGTGATGAATATCTTCCCCCTGCTGTGGTCGCTGGGCCTTTCGTTCTTCGCCTACCAGGCAAACCAGCAGACGATCCGCTTCGTCGGACTCGGGAACTACGTCCGGATCCTTACCAACGATCTCGCTGCTCACGCGACTTGGGGCGCGCTGATCAATACCGCCATGTTCGTCGTGTTCACCGTCTCCGCGCAGATGATCGTCGGCTTTCTGCTGGCCATCCTGTTCGCCAAGCAATTTCCGCTGCGCAAGTATTTGTTGATCCTGGTGCTGACACCGATGATGCTTTCGGTTGTCGCCTCTGGCGTGTTCTTCACCTACTACTATGACCCGACATTCGGGATTCTCAGCTACGTCATCAATTCGATCTCCGGCAACCAGTTCATCCTGATGAGCAACAAAGTCGGTGCCGTGGCGGGAATCGTTTTCGCCGACGCATGGATGTGGTCGCCCTTCGTCATGCTCCTTGTGCTGGCGGGCCTCGTCTCGGTGCCGAAATACCTTTACGAGGCCGCTGCCATCGACCGTATTTCCAGCTGGCGGCAATTCTGGATGATCACCTTCCCCTACATCCGCGGCCTTCTGATGTTGGCCCTTCTCTTCCGCACCATCGAGGCATTCAAGCTGGCGGATCTCGTCATCCTCCTCACCAAGGGCGGCAACGACACACTGACGATCTCCTATCACTTGATCCGCATCGCCAACGAGCAGAACAAGACGAGTGAGGGCGCGGCGATCTCCTATCTGATGCTGTTCATGGTGATCGTTCTCACCAACCTCTACCTGTACCTCGCAAACCGCCGTACGAAGGGAGCCTGA
- a CDS encoding ABC transporter substrate-binding protein translates to MSGFTISRRKMLAGSAMLLASTAMPTLGWAQTPKKGGRLVLAADSEPRNLNPAIVASNGVFFISSKIVETLAEASFDGKDGLAPRLALSWEGAADGLSTTFKLRDGVKWHDGKPFTSADVAFSALQIWKPLQNLGRTVFKDLASVETPDDLTAVFKFAKPTPFQLIRNALPALSSVVPKHIYEVGKIEDNPANTAPIGTGPFKFGEYKAGQYYRLTKNADYWGKDEPYLDEIIYQVLPDRTSAASALEAEEIQLAAFSAVPLADLDRISKVPGLKVITKGYEGLTYQLVVEINHRRKELADLKVRQAIAHAIDKDFVVKTVFLGYAATATGPVPKNDPQFYTADVPTYAFDVAKANALLDEAGHKKGADGKRFSLKLLPAPYFNETKQFGDYLRQALAAIGIDAQLVNNDSAAHIKAIYTDHAFDLAVGPPVFRGDPAISTTILVQSGIPDGVPFSNQGGYKNDALDALIAKASETLDTSARTDLYKEFQKEVAADLPLINVAEWSFISVARDTVGNIANNPRWAVSNWADTYLAS, encoded by the coding sequence ATGTCAGGTTTCACGATTTCCAGACGCAAGATGCTTGCCGGCTCGGCGATGCTGCTGGCCTCCACGGCCATGCCGACATTGGGCTGGGCGCAGACGCCGAAGAAGGGTGGACGGCTGGTGCTCGCCGCCGATTCCGAACCGCGCAACCTCAACCCGGCAATCGTCGCCTCCAACGGCGTCTTCTTCATCTCCAGCAAGATCGTCGAGACGCTGGCCGAAGCCTCCTTCGATGGCAAGGATGGGCTCGCGCCGCGCCTGGCGCTGAGTTGGGAAGGTGCCGCCGACGGGTTGTCGACGACGTTCAAGCTGCGCGACGGGGTCAAATGGCATGATGGCAAGCCGTTCACCTCGGCCGACGTCGCCTTCTCGGCGCTGCAGATCTGGAAGCCGCTGCAAAATCTCGGCCGCACCGTGTTCAAGGATCTGGCAAGCGTCGAGACGCCTGACGATCTCACCGCCGTGTTCAAATTCGCCAAGCCGACGCCGTTCCAGCTGATCCGCAATGCGCTGCCAGCGCTGAGCAGCGTCGTGCCGAAGCACATCTACGAGGTCGGCAAGATCGAGGACAACCCGGCCAACACCGCGCCGATCGGCACCGGCCCGTTCAAGTTCGGCGAGTACAAGGCCGGCCAGTATTACCGGTTGACGAAGAATGCCGACTACTGGGGTAAGGACGAGCCCTATCTCGACGAGATCATCTACCAGGTGCTGCCCGACCGCACGTCCGCGGCCAGCGCGCTGGAAGCCGAGGAGATCCAGCTTGCCGCCTTCTCCGCCGTGCCGCTGGCCGACCTCGACCGCATCTCCAAGGTGCCCGGCCTGAAGGTGATCACCAAGGGTTATGAGGGGCTGACCTACCAGCTCGTCGTCGAGATCAACCATCGCCGTAAGGAACTGGCCGATTTGAAAGTGCGCCAGGCGATCGCGCATGCCATCGACAAGGACTTTGTCGTCAAGACGGTATTCCTCGGCTATGCCGCGACCGCCACCGGCCCAGTGCCGAAGAACGATCCGCAATTCTACACAGCCGATGTCCCGACCTATGCCTTCGACGTCGCCAAGGCCAACGCGCTGCTCGACGAGGCCGGCCACAAGAAGGGTGCTGACGGCAAGCGCTTTTCGCTCAAACTTTTGCCGGCGCCCTATTTCAACGAGACCAAGCAGTTCGGCGACTATCTGCGCCAGGCGCTCGCCGCCATCGGCATCGACGCGCAGCTGGTCAACAACGACTCCGCCGCGCACATCAAGGCCATCTACACCGACCACGCCTTCGACCTCGCCGTCGGCCCGCCGGTGTTCCGTGGCGACCCGGCGATCTCGACCACCATCCTGGTGCAGAGCGGCATTCCCGACGGTGTGCCGTTCTCCAACCAGGGCGGCTACAAGAACGACGCTCTCGACGCGCTGATCGCCAAGGCGTCCGAGACGCTCGACACATCGGCCCGCACCGACCTCTACAAGGAGTTCCAGAAGGAGGTGGCGGCCGACCTGCCGCTGATCAACGTCGCCGAATGGAGTTTCATCAGCGTCGCGCGCGATACGGTGGGCAATATCGCCAACAATCCACGCTGGGCGGTGTCGAACTGGGCGGACACGTATCTGGCCAGCTAG
- a CDS encoding M24 family metallopeptidase encodes MNIAPGKNAVSKIPFDQARVDRLMEEAGIDVLLATSKHNTQYLLGGYKFIFFAAMDAIGHSRYLPIVVYEKGGPEHAAYIGNRMEGGEHQNNPFWTPTLHAACWGTLDAANLAVEHLQKFGRASARIGIEPGFLPSDAYTLIRKALPDAKLIDATDMLERMRAIKTNAELEKLRTASELITDSMLATIAWAREGTTKAEMIEQLRREETNRGAHFEYCLLTLGSSHNRAASPQAWKKGEVLSIDSGGNYHGYIGDLCRMGILGEPDAELEDLLAEVETVQQAAFSKVKAGTLGGDMISHAEGVLKKSKVAPYTDFFAHGMGLITHEAPFLMTNHPVAYEGTYAAKPLEKNMVLSVETTMLHPTRGFIKLEDTVAVTETGYVMFGDRGRGWNRGGA; translated from the coding sequence ATGAACATTGCGCCGGGCAAGAATGCCGTCAGCAAAATCCCGTTCGACCAGGCAAGGGTCGACCGGCTGATGGAGGAGGCCGGCATCGATGTGCTGCTCGCGACTTCCAAGCACAACACGCAGTATCTGCTGGGTGGCTACAAATTCATCTTCTTCGCCGCCATGGATGCGATCGGCCACAGCCGTTACCTGCCCATCGTCGTCTACGAAAAAGGCGGACCGGAACACGCGGCCTATATCGGTAACCGCATGGAAGGCGGCGAGCACCAGAACAACCCGTTCTGGACGCCGACACTGCATGCCGCCTGCTGGGGCACGCTCGATGCCGCCAACCTGGCCGTCGAACATCTGCAAAAGTTCGGCAGAGCGAGTGCGCGCATCGGCATCGAGCCCGGCTTCCTGCCGTCGGACGCCTACACGCTGATCCGCAAGGCGTTGCCGGATGCCAAGCTGATCGACGCGACCGACATGCTGGAGCGCATGCGCGCCATCAAGACCAATGCGGAGTTGGAGAAGCTGCGCACCGCCTCCGAACTGATCACCGATTCCATGCTGGCAACCATTGCCTGGGCGCGCGAAGGCACGACCAAGGCCGAGATGATCGAGCAGCTGCGGCGCGAGGAGACCAATCGCGGCGCGCATTTCGAATACTGCCTGCTGACGCTGGGCTCCAGCCACAACCGCGCCGCCTCGCCGCAAGCGTGGAAGAAGGGCGAGGTGCTGTCGATCGATTCCGGCGGCAATTATCACGGCTATATCGGCGACCTCTGCCGCATGGGCATTCTCGGCGAACCGGATGCCGAACTCGAGGACCTGCTGGCCGAAGTCGAAACCGTGCAGCAGGCGGCGTTCTCCAAGGTGAAAGCCGGCACGCTGGGTGGAGACATGATTTCGCACGCCGAGGGTGTGCTGAAGAAATCCAAGGTCGCGCCCTATACGGATTTCTTCGCGCACGGCATGGGCCTGATCACGCATGAGGCGCCGTTCCTGATGACGAACCACCCGGTGGCCTATGAAGGTACCTATGCCGCCAAGCCGCTGGAGAAGAACATGGTGCTGTCGGTCGAGACGACCATGCTTCATCCGACGCGCGGCTTCATCAAGCTGGAGGACACGGTTGCGGTGACCGAGACTGGCTACGTGATGTTTGGAGATCGGGGTCGGGGGTGGAACAGGGGCGGGGCGTAA
- a CDS encoding DUF4304 domain-containing protein, producing MDQEPPRQIFLDACCEISSRLESVGFRFAKSGPHASRRAGDWTFRISFQSNYLNVSGEYVELVVHASVYNKAIREWDERNGWPANGSDWIAGGHLGNLRTPYHWRTWNIANPLTRQAEIANIVANVQTTVLPFFERFGAPRELAEELAHSEVPGFMFPQNAVRFVFWQLGPEAAENCMSYWVARLPSPDVFRSERDVPTLRDRLAAGSDANNLARVARTMKIGLSL from the coding sequence ATGGATCAGGAACCGCCAAGGCAAATCTTTCTCGACGCATGTTGCGAGATTTCTTCTCGGCTTGAATCTGTTGGATTTCGCTTTGCAAAAAGCGGTCCTCATGCAAGTCGCCGCGCCGGCGACTGGACATTCAGAATCTCCTTTCAGTCAAACTATCTGAATGTCAGCGGAGAGTATGTCGAACTCGTCGTGCATGCGTCGGTCTACAACAAGGCAATAAGGGAATGGGATGAACGCAACGGCTGGCCGGCCAATGGCAGCGATTGGATAGCCGGAGGACACCTCGGAAATTTGCGAACCCCGTATCACTGGCGGACATGGAACATCGCAAACCCGCTTACTCGTCAGGCTGAAATCGCGAACATCGTTGCCAACGTTCAGACGACTGTCCTGCCGTTCTTTGAGCGTTTTGGTGCTCCACGCGAACTGGCTGAAGAGCTCGCGCATTCTGAAGTTCCAGGTTTCATGTTCCCACAAAATGCTGTTCGATTTGTATTCTGGCAGCTTGGTCCGGAGGCAGCGGAAAACTGTATGTCTTATTGGGTCGCGCGCTTACCTTCACCGGATGTCTTCCGATCTGAGCGCGACGTCCCCACTCTGCGGGATAGGCTCGCTGCGGGGAGCGATGCCAACAACCTAGCAAGGGTCGCTCGTACGATGAAGATCGGCCTCAGCCTCTGA
- a CDS encoding cupin domain-containing protein, whose amino-acid sequence MTDKSKVFVYPKDVSAFGFDWGRLALTVAPEVNGATRFSGGVVDLPSGQGHSRHNHPGAEEIIFVISGHGEQMVEDEKGNPVVAKVGPGCTIYVPESRFHSTLNTGDGPMRLFVVYSPAGPELALRDLPDFRLLPAGQD is encoded by the coding sequence ATGACCGACAAGAGCAAGGTGTTTGTCTACCCGAAGGACGTCAGCGCCTTCGGCTTCGACTGGGGCAGGCTGGCTCTGACAGTCGCTCCGGAAGTGAATGGCGCCACCCGCTTTTCCGGCGGTGTCGTCGACCTGCCGTCGGGCCAGGGCCACTCCCGCCATAACCATCCGGGCGCCGAGGAAATCATCTTCGTCATCTCCGGCCATGGCGAGCAGATGGTCGAGGACGAGAAGGGCAATCCGGTGGTCGCGAAAGTCGGCCCCGGCTGCACCATCTATGTGCCGGAGAGCCGTTTTCATTCGACGCTGAATACGGGCGACGGGCCGATGCGGCTTTTCGTTGTCTACTCCCCCGCCGGCCCGGAATTGGCTCTGCGCGACCTGCCGGATTTCCGGTTGCTGCCGGCGGGGCAGGACTAA
- a CDS encoding TetR/AcrR family transcriptional regulator encodes MDVSRQQSTASDDAGQGPNPRVERGARARTRRLMLETATRLMQAGATPSVSEVAEAAEVSRATAYRYFPSQTALVHAVVDEGLGPILEWRSDSSDAERRVGELIDSAMPRIEAFEATFKAALKLSLDQWARGQAGTLGGEPPFTRGHRMDLLEDALAPLRGELPPREFERLAQALSLIFGVELLIVLKDIWGLDSGKTLAVARWAASALVRQARLRTPS; translated from the coding sequence ATGGATGTCTCACGTCAACAATCCACGGCGAGCGACGACGCCGGCCAAGGGCCGAACCCGCGAGTAGAGCGTGGGGCTCGCGCGCGTACTAGGCGGCTGATGCTGGAGACAGCGACAAGGCTGATGCAGGCCGGCGCAACGCCCTCGGTCAGCGAGGTCGCGGAAGCAGCGGAAGTCTCGCGCGCCACGGCCTATCGCTATTTCCCCAGCCAGACAGCCCTGGTCCACGCGGTGGTCGACGAAGGGCTAGGCCCGATACTCGAGTGGCGATCCGATTCGTCCGATGCCGAACGCCGCGTGGGGGAGTTGATAGACAGCGCGATGCCGCGCATCGAGGCCTTCGAGGCAACGTTCAAGGCAGCGCTGAAATTGTCGCTGGACCAATGGGCGCGCGGGCAGGCAGGCACGCTGGGCGGCGAGCCACCCTTCACCCGTGGCCATCGCATGGACCTGCTGGAGGATGCGCTTGCGCCACTGAGGGGCGAGCTGCCGCCGCGCGAATTCGAGCGCCTGGCGCAGGCGCTGTCGTTGATTTTCGGCGTCGAACTGCTGATTGTGCTGAAGGACATCTGGGGCCTGGACAGCGGCAAGACCCTGGCCGTCGCCCGGTGGGCGGCCTCAGCGCTGGTGCGCCAGGCGCGACTCCGGACGCCATCCTGA
- a CDS encoding phosphoenolpyruvate hydrolase family protein produces MPAIPRKDILKKFRGMIDKGVPIVGGGAGTGLSAKAEEAGGIDLIIIYNSGRYRMAGRGSAAGLLAYGNANEIVKEMAYEVLPVVRHTPVLAGVNGTDPFVIMPLLLAELKTMGFSGVQNFPTIGLFDGSMRQSFEETGMGFGLEVDMIAEAHKLDLLTTPYVFNPNEARAMTKAGADIVVAHMGVTTGGSIGATSAKSLDDCVTAIDAIADAARSVRKDVILLCHGGPISMPDDARYILDRCKGLHGFYGASSMERLPAETAIARQTADFKAVKLGEATMKKKKG; encoded by the coding sequence ATGCCTGCAATACCGCGCAAGGACATACTGAAGAAATTCCGGGGAATGATCGACAAGGGCGTGCCGATCGTCGGCGGCGGCGCCGGCACCGGCCTGTCGGCCAAGGCCGAGGAGGCCGGCGGCATCGACCTGATCATCATCTACAATTCCGGCCGCTACCGCATGGCTGGGCGCGGCTCGGCCGCCGGTCTGCTCGCCTATGGCAATGCCAATGAGATCGTCAAGGAAATGGCCTATGAGGTGCTGCCGGTGGTCAGGCACACGCCGGTGCTGGCCGGCGTCAACGGCACCGACCCCTTCGTCATCATGCCGCTGCTGCTTGCTGAACTGAAGACAATGGGCTTTTCCGGCGTGCAGAATTTTCCGACCATCGGCCTGTTCGACGGCAGCATGCGGCAAAGTTTCGAGGAAACCGGCATGGGCTTCGGGCTCGAGGTCGACATGATCGCCGAGGCGCACAAGCTCGACCTCTTGACCACGCCCTATGTCTTCAATCCAAACGAGGCGCGCGCCATGACCAAAGCCGGCGCCGACATCGTGGTCGCCCATATGGGTGTGACGACCGGCGGCTCGATCGGCGCCACCTCGGCCAAATCGCTCGACGATTGCGTGACCGCGATCGACGCCATCGCTGATGCCGCCCGCTCGGTGCGCAAGGACGTCATCTTGCTTTGCCATGGCGGGCCGATCTCGATGCCGGACGACGCCCGTTACATTCTCGACCGCTGCAAGGGCCTGCATGGCTTCTATGGCGCGAGCTCGATGGAGCGGCTGCCGGCAGAAACGGCGATCGCCAGGCAGACAGCCGATTTCAAGGCCGTCAAACTGGGCGAAGCGACCATGAAGAAAAAGAAGGGATGA